The Cannabis sativa cultivar Pink pepper isolate KNU-18-1 chromosome 8, ASM2916894v1, whole genome shotgun sequence genomic interval ATGTTTACTAGGAAAGGTTGTGTTGTGTACTATATAGGAAAAAGAATATCTGAtcctttttttactttttagtgTTTGGATATTCATGCACTATACTCAGTGAAAGTCTATGTCATTCATCATGACATGtactttaattttgttatatatatttctcaTTAATGAGTGTGCTCAATGTTAAGCTCCATAAGTCAAGCTATATGAGGATGCTCATAGTTGGTTATGTCAAGTCATTTTTTATGTGTTAGCAAAACTTGTACATCTTTgtctaaaggaaaaaaaaaattgtacatcTGGTCTCTTCATAGGTATCATAATCTTTGTTGACAAGCCCAAATCAGCAAATACTAAATCATGCTTATTAAAACTCCTACTTTGGTCTGCTGCTTCTACTTGATTACGATGTAAAACTGCCTTGATTTTGTCCATTATCAAATATTTCAACTTATAATCCAATTGTTATCATTTATTTTCCTGGTTGGGATTTGACTTATGAAGTCTAAGTTCGTAACATGTATCGATCTTTCCCTTTATTTCTTCATTTGTACAATCGGGATAAAATTATAACTATATAAATACATTTGGTTTAGGGTTGATTAAATATTGGTAGGTTTTGGTAAATATAGTGTAAACTTTTAACTTTCTGCGCTTCAATAATAGTTACTTTTTCTTATCGCTATTGATTCTTACTGatattttgttgtacattttacactaaataattaatgacattaattttatttttgcaaTCATTCAAACAATTCAGATTTTTAATGTACTGTTAAAACTAAAAGTGAtgttattaattttgattacagcagaaatatatttacataaacacGATGAAAGAAAATAGTGAATGAACACGAAAAAATCAACAGGTTGACATCTAAAAATttgtaaaacttttttttaagtcTCCTTCTATAAATACTGAGTAATAAAATCAAGGTATTATGCTATAAATAACCATGCCATTCTTCTACATCACTCTGTATATTATTAGAATGTCCCATTTTTTCTTTGTGTGTGCGTgtgagtatttttatttttggctgGAAACAACTTGAAAGCATATTCCCATATTGTTGATGGATTGGATTTGGTATTTTACTTCAAAagataaaagtaaaataaaaattcatacaaATGCATAGAGAAGATAAACACTGATATCATTACATATTGCTAAGGAACAACACTACACAAAAGACCATGAACTAATCTTAACTACGGCACACTCAGACTCAAACTAACTTACTACCTTATTAGAAAAGCAATACATTGATCTAGACTCCTTAAACCTCAAATACAGAGTGAGCAAACAAAAAGCTATAGATTGATAGATAACAGGGCTATGATTGTCAAGCCAAGCTAAATTAAGAACAAGAGATCAGCTAACAACATGATCAGGGGTTGCCAGTAGCAGTGACAGAGGCAGAGCCAGAAGTAGGAGCACCGCCGCGGCCAGGGATGGGGACCTCAAAACCAGGGTTGGGGATGAATGTGTCATCAGCACCAGGAATGTACTTACGCTTTGGTCTGCCACTGATATCGCCAATGACACCGCCAATGACACCGCCAATGTGTTTTGGAGGAGCATAAGTGCCGGTGATTGGATTGTAGTTCTTGTAAGAGGGGTGTCCGATACCATGGCCGTGAGGTGGTGGCAGCATTACACGTCCAAAGCCAGGAACCAGAACAGTGCCGTCGTGATCAACCAGATACTCGGGTTGTTTCTTGTCAACTACTGTCTTGGGATTGTTTGGTACACTACGTGCTGCTGCAACTCCGTTAGCTAAGGCTAGTAAGAGAAGAGAAGCCAAGAGAAAGAGGGAGCATTGGGTTTTGTAtgccattttcttaattttcaacCTTAAGTATTGGATGGATGAAGAAAGATGAGGAGAATGATTTGGTGGCAGAATGGGAGAGTGTGAACTCTTCTTATAGCTGAGTATTTGAGAAAGTTGGGTGAAGTTTGGCGGTGATTTAAGAAAGAGTTTCTCAAAAGTGAGGCGATtgataatattaaaatgaaTAATAGGATACAAAGCTGAAAAAGACAGAGATATATGAAAAGTTTTTCACTCACTAATTTTGGAGCAACAAAAAGAGGGTTGATTCTTTGCTAAAAACATGTTTGATTTGTGATGTGGCTTGGTTTGGTTCATGTCACCTACCAAGcatactatatttttcttttatctttttgaACATCAGCTGCTCTTACGGCTATTAATGAATCAACTCTACTTAGCTTATTCTATGTGCGATTGCTTTGCCCTTTTAGCAACTTTGGTTTTGATAGAGTTGGGCTCTCTTCTCCAACATTTGACTAGTATGGTgtaagtttaaaataattacaataatttatattaaacaataaatatataataagaaatGTTTTACAATCAGATAAACTAGTAAATAAATGTccttttgttttataatttagttTAACTTTTATAGCTTTTCCAAGAGTAAATTTCTCTATATATTATCGAATAAAATTAGTACCTAATATTTATTTAGTACACTGTAATTTAAAATGACACATCTTTAGTGTTATCAACGCaattttttaaggaaaatattattttaaattctgTGTTTTGTAAAGTTTATTCATTGGACATTTTGTTGTATTAAATGACTATTTAAATCCTgtgttttttaaaatggtacaaataaatTCGAGCTtaatttttatctaattaaaacttaataataatatgacatGAAGGTGTTATTACCAGATTAGTTACATTTTTTTGCATCTGTTCATGTTAAATATTGGCTTCAGgttggttatattgaaaaaataaattgtcaaaaattgaATTGACGATCtattttgtacaattttaaaaaatacaagtttaaattatcatttaacgAAACAGAAGGTCAAATcgataatttacaaaatacgaGATCTAAAATAGTGTTTACTCATTtatcaatataattaaattgtcttctattataataattttaagttttaatttaattatttaattatatatatttgagagcatatttataaaatttggaCTTATATAGGATACTAAAGTATGTAAAATGTCaaactaaatatgaatattataataaatatagagTACTAAATTTGTATTCAAATAAAGGAATGAACACTAAatagatatttaatattttttttttaaaatcagaACATCATAGATAAAACAATGACTCTAAAATCTCATGTTGTTGAAGCCTTAGTTGTGAAATAGAATAACAAATGATACTTCTCtattattttgaaataagattTTCTTAGAGTGTATAATGCCATCAACCATAATATTCATGAAAAATCTACTTTTGGGGGTAATCCTTCAAGACATTGGGGTCCTTGGAAGAATTTTGTCCACATTTCATTTGAGCACTGTCATTGTTTGGTTAATTCTTTAACGCATTCTCTTGCTAAATTTGCACTCTTTCTTGATAGTGTTAAATTTTGGTGGCCTGATCTTGTTTATAGTCTtaatttgatgtaatttttgTGTAAAATGAAGAAGGAGCGAaagatatttaatatttttttaatttaagaaaatagtaataataaaaaaaacaaatttatgAGTAACACATTTTAATTCTTGGacaaatttttgtaaaaatattattataagatatcttaaagcACAGTACGAGATAAgaccatatattttaattttaacgagatattattttattagttgtttaatataattattttatatataactaCACAAAATATTTGTAATGAATATCTCCTTCAAGGTTATAATTATGCAAAATATAGACCATTAATACTTGTGAATAATTTAACTCCTCAGCGTTTCAGGAGTATGTATATCTAATGGATAAAggcataaattttttttttcaacaatgaacaaacatttcattaaaaaaattaaaaaagagtaGTACATCAtgaaaaaaagatgaaaaaacTATCCAAACTAGTTCATTATCTACCATGAGTGCATGCAATGTTAATTCATGAAAACGAACATAAATTAGGGACATCTCAAAAAAAATTGGTAAGTAACtagtaaaaaagaaaacacaCAATTGTTTTAATTTGAAAGGGGCCCAATTTAAAATTTTGGCTCAAACCTCCCAAATGTTTCGGCTAGCATGTACTTATTATTTGGGAAAGTCAATGATTGTAATGTGTTGAGACTAACTATGAAAGATTGTTATCTGTTTTGGCGATTGGTTGGCACTACTAAAATGGAGAATGTGACTGGATATAGGATCAAAATTTGATCAGAACCAGTGTGAATAGCGTGACTTTCTTTTAGTTTTACATTTTActggtttttagtttttttatttctgCTGTGCTGTTTGTGGTGTCCTTTTGTTTGAAAATTTCAACACTTACAACAACTTGGAATAGCAATCAGGATCAGCCTATCACcagtaaaacaaaataaataaataaaggattatcactattataatttttcttctcatttgagtgctaattaataattataactcGCACGAAAATTGGAGGTGTACGTACCCAAATGAAGATATGGCTAGAATTTCAACCAAATACTATAGTACAATTTGCAAATATATGAACATAAATATGTAGTGAGTCACTTCCCCTAGCATGAACTGTTCCCACTAAATTTTGTGCAAGTTCAACAAACAAATTGATTTTGTTGATGGAGCTAAACAAAGAGTTTGTGACTTTTTGGTCAATCATTCAGAGAATGATTTCCAGCCTTTTTGGGTTGAATATTGCGGCTGAAAATGGAAACGCATATCACCAAAAAAAACCCATTTCATTTGTACACATCAAGTAACAAAATTTTTTAAGTTGGCCTTTCCTCAGAAAATCTTGGTAGCTGAACAAGAGAGTTGACTCTCGTTACACCTTCCAAGCCTAACCAGTTTTGATCTTCAGTTACAGCAGCTTCACTATTCCCTTCAAGCTCAGTTGGGAGTCTTCCATAATTGTCACTTTCTTCTGATGATCTTACTGTGAAGTTCCTTTGCAGCGATGGCTCTGACTTTTGGCCATCGTCTGATTCAACCGCATTACCCGAATGGTTACTTTGAAGGGTTGCTGAAGAATAACACTGATCTTCATAGTCTGATTCAGAGTCCATTTTCCCATCTAGAAATACACATACTACTGCACAGTCATCCATCTTCGAAGTTGGATATTTGAGTTTCCATTCACGAGCAGCTGAGTTAACCAAAATTCTTGCAGCTGAAGACCGAGTTGGAGCTGTGGAGACTATCTCAACCACCTCCTCGTTGCTCAAGACATCCCAGACCTGTAAAAAAGACTAAAAACTTTTAGAAACTACTGACTATATTACAAGCTTTCAAATGTCTGATTTTAAGGGAGATGATAGTATGCATGCATCTATTGATCTTGCACATGCAAACATCCTACATGTTCTACTCATGTGTACATTTcattctaatttccaaatcaaCAATATGATGGAATCTAAAATCACATGCAACGAGAGTGAGATGGccttattaaataaacactgtGCTTGGCCCCACCAAAATCAGATTATCAGAACAACAATTATGTGGTGTTCTGTGTAAGCATGTTAGGAATGGCCTACATACAACTATGTTGGGTCATTAAAAGTTAGTACTGCAATATAGTTTATAAACTCGATTTGATTAACAGTAAACAAAAATGTGTGAGGGGACAAAATGAGCAGTATTAGTTGTTTTAGATGCAAGTTTACCCCATCAGAAGCAATAACTATGAACTGATCTTTCTCTGTAAGAGTTCGATGCGAGAATTCAGGAATCGAAATTACTCCATACTCTTTCAAACAGAAATCGCCAAAGGCTCGAGCCATTGCTAGGCCAGGTGCATCATCAAATGGCAACCATACTCTGGGAACTTCAGGTTCATCTTGCAAAGCAAAGACCCTTCCTTTGCATCGTTTAATCCTTTCGGCTTCCCCTATAAAATTTTAACACCAAATCAACAACACTGTACATAAATGAGCTGAAATTCAAAACACTAATGAAATCCTATTCTTGTCTTATCTTACTCGGCAGATCAGGCTTTAAATCAACAGTCAACTGGACTGCAACCATGGAATCACTGCTGTCCTTGGATCCCATAATTGCCCGAGAGTCCCCTATATACCCCATGAAAAGATTTGACCCCTGGAAAGGGACAAGAATTAAAAACAACGTTTAGTTAACAAAAAAGTAAACAAATATCTTCCCTACTGCTATACCTGTTTGACAATAGTGACAGAAGTACTGCCACTGCAGAAGCAATCCAAATTTGGATGAGATCTCAGCTCCTTGTCCATGGCCTTATATGACTTCAGGAAGGCTTCTTTCCACAATGAATTTAGTTTATCCTCTGCTGAGCCAACTTTCTCCAACTCTTCATCCAACTTGTTTGTATTCCCTTTGAAGCAGGTCTTGCCTGTCCCATTTTCCTTTGACTGCAGAGAATGCAAGAATGATAGAAGCTTTAATGGCAGGGCATCCCTAACTTTGCGAGCAACTAGGTGGCCGTGTGGACCATGGCCGTCGAATACACCACAAAAGATTGCCTCTTCCGACATGAAATCCTACCCGAACAAAGGCAGGGAAAACATAAAGTAGCAAATCAAATAATGACTAATTAATCACCTAACCAGCATGAATGAATAATATAACATAGTGAACAAAACTTCTATAAGCGACTTACTTCCCAAACAATCATGGCATCCTGGTTTATCCCTTTCCGACCTTGCTGGGTGAATATGCAGGAAGTTTGACTCTTTCCATTCATGAAAATCCTGTTGGGAATAGAGGGCAAATGCTGGAGACCGATAACATGATCAGAAAATGTtcttttccttctcttttgcCCGAGGAATCCGACTTCACAGCATGATGGAGAAAACTTATCTCCATTGCTTTTGTTACTACAAGTACTCTTACTACTAGTGGAAACACAACCTCCCATTGCTCAGCTCCACAATGAAGACATCCGGTGTAAATAAAAGGTCAAGATTCTTTCTTTGGTTAATGGATCTCACGTGAAACTTTGGAGTTGCTAGAATGGTCAACCGAGcaggaaattatatatataaaaaattgaagaaaatgaaTAAGAAAAGCTTTCTAAACATCAAAGATTCCCACAGATTAACACCAACCAGAAGCCACTTTACAATTCAATAATATACAAAACTGGGGTCGTTTTAGTATTAGTCAAATAAAAAACTGTCATGGGAAGATACGtgatttaataaacaaatcggGTAAAACGAAGCAAGAAGATAAGAAGCATATTTAATAAACTGTGTATTGAATTGTTTCAATGGTCTTCACGGAACAAAAAAACGGATACATCAATAGAAATTCAACCAATTAAACAAAAAACATATTTAACAATGTTTGCATGTGAAACAACGAATAGAATATGCTTAAAAAGGCTGTCTTGATTTTCATCAGAgaataagtaaataaaataaaaatctgtCTTGACCATTAGTACTTGGTGAGGACTCACATATGATAAAAATCAAGTGGGAAGATTTTGCTTAGTTTAATGGTAAATAACAATGGAATAAATATTGAAACTAATGAAGACATAAAACCCCAAAAGTTCTAAAGTGTGATGGTGTGTACAGACCATAAAGGGACtaaggcgtttggttgggatgaatgaaaatataggaatagaaatgggaatgggaatgagaataggaatggaatggaataaaatttaaaatgcataaaaaaaattgataaaaaaataattaaatttttttcttgttacattggaatggtcattcctttctttttaaaatggaatagccattccactaaaatggtggaaagagtattccattggaatgtcattccaatactttaaaatgcaaccaaacaaaggaatggaatgaaaattatttcctttccattccattccatttcattacctccaaccaaacgccacctaaatgtATATAAACAAGGATTAATTCAGGAAACCCATAAGGGATTAGCTTTTGACTaaacttaggtggcgtttggttggaggtaatgaaatggaatagaatggaaaggaaataatttttattccattctttgtttggttgcattttaaagtattggaatagcattccaatggaatgctttttccactattttggtggaatggctattccattttaaaaagaaaggaatgaccattccaatgtaataagaaaaaaaatttaatgatttttttatcaattttttttatgcattttaaattttattccattctattcctattcccattcccattcccattcccattcccattcccatattttcattcctcccaaccaaacgcctccccatattttaaattacttgtataaaatgattaattttcttattaacatgaaataagaacacaaaaagacaaaattcCGACCAAGGGAATCTAATGACGCAGCGGAATGATCACTCCAAGGTGATTCAACTAGCTTATAATGACTAAAATGAACTGATTTGTAAGGATTTTAGTCTTTTCAACACAAACAAAGTAAGAATAAGCAATCTCCTCCCcaaaaggaaaaataaatgtttactAGACCTTATTGTTTGAGCTCGTCAAAGTGTTCGGAGTCCCGAGATTGAAGAATGGACATTTCAAAATCCGAAAAGACTACTCTGACAAAAActcaattgaagaaaaaaaaaaggataactTTCATGATGGGCATCGTTAAGTCAAAATAATCAGCCTATTTTGACTGATATAAAGAAGTACTGCGGAAACCCAAATGAAGAAAATTGTTTACGGGTTTAAGACTAGAGTGtgttattctttttctttacttttttttttcttagttttctcAGCAACCAAACAGGAaacacagagagagagagagagagagagagagagagagagagagagaattcgaCTCTTTATTTTGTTGAAGATTTCTCAATGGTCTTCATTTTCAGTTTGAAATTAGAACAAACTTAAAACAAATATAGTGATCAGTGATCACAATATGAACAGTGAAAGAAAAAAGTGAAAATTGTGTGCAAAACTTTAACTTTCCCACTACGAGAGAAAATCGAGGAAGAGTTAAAGCAAAAACGGAAAAGCAGGAAAGAGACGAAAGGTGTGATTTTGTCAAAAAAAGAATCAAGTAAAAATTACGTAATTataatacatacatacatacaaaaggacaaaacaaataaaagtaaaagaaGCTGTAATGCTCTGTTTCCATTGAACAAAGTTGCAGAAGATAAGTcacaaaagattttttttttttttttccttcttcaaTATCAATTGTTCTGTTTGTTTAAAAAGAAAACTCATAATCAAATCAGAAGAAAATTCAAATCTGGGCTTTCTCTATCCACACCGGAAAATCTAAAACAGAGAATCCTACAGTTAACAGAGCTGTTTACTATCTAATTTTTGATATCACCAAATCTGAAAGTTTCATTCTTTGAAGTTAAAAGCAAcgttacaaacaaaaaaaaaaaaccgagaCTCTTTCACTGTATAGCCCAAAACTCAAAATTTGAATAGACGTTACATACAGATCTTCAATTTCATTACACTGTTTAAAAATCCTACGATTGCAGCAAAACAAACAGATAAGAAGAAAGGAAAAATGGAGGTACATAAAGCAATGTAAAGTAAGATAAATGAGTGAAAGATTAAAACTTTGAGAAAGCAAAAGAATAAGAGAAAGTTAGGAGCATGAAAACTCAGTTACCTTTGTGGAGGCTTTCAGCAAATTGGAATGGATAGGATCCGAGCGGAGGAAAAACAGTGAAACAGAGAGGCAGAGAAGGAAAACAGGTAGAGGGTTGAGCAGGAATATTAATATTGGATTGGTGAAGCATTAATTGCAAAAGCAGAGGAGAAAGTGAAATGGATCAAAGTGTTAAAAGaaaagaaggaaagagagagagagagagagagagagagagagagagagagagagagagagagagagagaattgattgatttttctttttatttatttagtttttgaagGCAACAGTTACTATGGCAGTGGGGTTGGGTTAGCACTACTCTCTTTCTGCCCAAAATGATGATCGAGATTGTATTCATCTCCCAACTTCACGCTCCTTTCATGGCGCGTTCTCTGACTATATATCAACATAATTCATTCATTCACGCTTtcgaaaaaaaaacacaaaagatAATTCACATATTcatgtaattattaaaaataatgggAAAGTATCTAGTACTGGATGGCAATATTATACTGTTACCGGTGctcatagttttttttttttttctttaaatagaaTTCCTTCATTGAATCAAGCGTCATTACAAGAAAATGGCAAGTCTTGTCTCACGGCATGTCGAGTATAAGGGGTGTAATCTCAATCCACATAGCACTAACATCGTTAAATAATACATAATTGACTTAACTATGAGTAACTTAATTTGCCTATCTGTAAACAAAGTTCAAACTAGTAACACCACTAGCATGTAGCAACTGCCAAATCTCTGAACAAGGACATTTATGTTCCTACATCCATCACTATCCCTCTCAATTAAATTAATAGCATGAAGACAGTCAGTCTTTACCTTAAATCACACCAGACCTCGTTAAATACCAACTTTAAGACCATCCAAAATGGCTTCAAGTTCAGCTGCATGTGGTAAAATGGCCTCAATCCGAGGATTAGAAGTAGCAAAAAGAAGCTCCCCATCATCATTCCTAATCACAAACCCGCCTCCATATCGATCCCGCTACTGTGAGACCCCTGCATCCACGTTTATGGTAAAAGAACCAACTTCTGGTTTTGCCAACACCACACTCCTTGATTTTGCTGGCCCTTGCTCCCCCTACTGTTACTTTCTTGGAATTCCCTTAAGAAGTTGCCACCCCATTCCAATATATCTTTGACCTTAGGTTGGAAATTGGCATGGTTCACACTGTGATAGGTACTTGACCTCTTAGCCATTAAAACAacgcagagagagagagagagagagagagagagagagagagagagagagagagagagagagagagagagagaaagaaatgaAAAGGAGAGAAAGAAGCCTCTAATATTATTGATTAAGCATTTGTTAcataatttgatatatatatacataacagTCAAGAATAACAAACACCTAACCGACTAACTAACAAGAGACAGTTGACAGCCAACCAAACCTAGCAACTAACAGAATTAACTGAATTAACAGAATCCTAACAACCTGTCCTAATACGCCCCCTCAAACTTATAATTGGAGGGATCACCAATTGTAAGTTTGTGCCTAAAGGAGGAGAACAGTTGACTAGATATAGGTTTGATAAGGCCATCAACAATTTGGTCAATAGCTAGGACATGTTTTATTTGAACCAAATGCTGAAGAATCTTCTCTCGGACAAAGTAAAGATCAGTTCAATGTGCTAGGTGCGAGCATGCAGAACTGGATTGGCAGTAAGAAGCATGGTGCTCAAATTGTCACACCAAACAGTTGGAGATCTAGGCAGAGGAAGGTGCAACTCAGTAGACAAAGAGTGGAGCCAGTTGAGTTCAGTGGCAGTTTGAGCTAAGCTTCGAAATTCAACTTCAGTACTACTCCTAAACAATGTGTGTTGTTTCATGCATTGCCAGGCTATGAGATTTCAGCCAAAGAATATTGCAAAATTAGAGGTTGAACGTTTGTCATCAGGGTCTGTGGCCCAGTCTGCATCACAAAATGCAGTAAGATCAAGGTGATCATATTTGTTGAGATTAAGGCCATAGTCAATAGTACCACTGAGATATCGTAAGATTCTCTTAACAACATGCCAATGAGATTGTAAAGGATTAGCCATAAATTGGCAAACTTTGTTGACACTAAATTAAATCGCAAGCCTGGTGATAACCAAATATTGTAGGGCTCCTACAATGGACCTGTATAGTTGAGGGTTGTCAACAGGGGGACTGCCATATGCTAATAATTTGAGACCACTGACCATGGGAGTGTTGGAAGGCTTGGTAGCATTCATCTCAACTTTGTGAAGGAGGTCCCTGATGTGTTTGGCTTGAGACCAGTGAAGACCACTGGATGTAGAAGTAACTTCAATGCCAAGAAAGAACTGCAGATCTCCCATATCTTTAAGAGTAAATTTGGCATTAAGAGCATCTGTGTAATGAGAGATTAGTTTGGGATCACTGCCTATGATgataatgtcatcaacataaactaaaataaatgtCACTAGGAGTGGTGTGTATCTTATAAAAAGACTGTGATCTGATTTTGATGAAGCAAATCCCAATGACAGTAGGCAATGATGCAATTTCTCAAACCAGGCTCGAGGAGCATGTTTGAGGCCATATAAAGCCTTGTGAAGTTTGCAAACAAGGTCTGGAGAGGGAGGAGGGTCTTAAAAGCCAGGGGTTGCAGCATATAAACCTCTTCTTGCAAATCACCATTCAAGAAAGCATTATGTACATCTAATTGCTTTATTGGCCATCCTTTGGTGAGAGCAATTGTATGAACAACTCTAATGGTGACAGGCTTGACAACAGGACTGAATGTTTCTGTGTAATCAAAACCAGGCTGTTGATGAAAGCCTTTTAcaacaagtctagctttaaactTTTGGACACTCCCAtctggatttttatttttcctatACACTCATTTGCAACCAATATCAGTCCTTCCAGGAGGAAGCTTGACAAGGGTGTatcttttgtttcttttcaaGGCAAGAACCTCATCTGCCATTGCTTTGTTCCAGTGTAATTGTTGTAGGGCATGCTTAAGGGTAGTAGGAATCTCAGTAACACTATAGGCTTTTAGCTTTTTGATTCCATTTTTGGCACGAGTTTGCATGTTGTGTGTGTTGGTAGAGCAGTGGTAGGTTGAGGTGCTGGTGCAGATACAAGCATGAATGGGGTCTGAGTCACTGGTGTTGCATCACAATGTGTAGGAAGTTGACCTTGGTTGTCATCAGGTTCTTGAGGAGGCTCAGGATCAAGAGATGACATTGGTAGGTGACTTGGTTGTGGAGCTAGTGGAACCATTGGGACAAGCAGTTGTGGTGATGAAGTAGATCAGGTACCTTGTGAATTATGATAT includes:
- the LOC115700282 gene encoding putative cell wall protein — encoded protein: MAYKTQCSLFLLASLLLLALANGVAAARSVPNNPKTVVDKKQPEYLVDHDGTVLVPGFGRVMLPPPHGHGIGHPSYKNYNPITGTYAPPKHIGGVIGGVIGDISGRPKRKYIPGADDTFIPNPGFEVPIPGRGGAPTSGSASVTATGNP
- the LOC115699343 gene encoding probable protein phosphatase 2C 52, producing MGGCVSTSSKSTCSNKSNGDKFSPSCCEVGFLGQKRRKRTFSDHVIGLQHLPSIPNRIFMNGKSQTSCIFTQQGRKGINQDAMIVWEDFMSEEAIFCGVFDGHGPHGHLVARKVRDALPLKLLSFLHSLQSKENGTGKTCFKGNTNKLDEELEKVGSAEDKLNSLWKEAFLKSYKAMDKELRSHPNLDCFCSGSTSVTIVKQGSNLFMGYIGDSRAIMGSKDSSDSMVAVQLTVDLKPDLPREAERIKRCKGRVFALQDEPEVPRVWLPFDDAPGLAMARAFGDFCLKEYGVISIPEFSHRTLTEKDQFIVIASDGVWDVLSNEEVVEIVSTAPTRSSAARILVNSAAREWKLKYPTSKMDDCAVVCVFLDGKMDSESDYEDQCYSSATLQSNHSGNAVESDDGQKSEPSLQRNFTVRSSEESDNYGRLPTELEGNSEAAVTEDQNWLGLEGVTRVNSLVQLPRFSEERPT